One window of Hippoglossus stenolepis isolate QCI-W04-F060 chromosome 1, HSTE1.2, whole genome shotgun sequence genomic DNA carries:
- the emc8 gene encoding ER membrane protein complex subunit 8, giving the protein MPIQLTSQAYCKMLLHAAKYPCCAVNGLLVAEKSKERKKDSHGETVLCVDCVPLFHGTLALAPMLEVALTLIDTWCKENKYVIAGYYQANERTKDSRPNQVAEKVAARICENFHDAAIVMVDSSRLTISCFEPIVLIYDHHENKWKSREVTSETFEDWSEAQKITSALLEGRSYETLIDFDNHLDDLRNDWTNPVINKSVLDLC; this is encoded by the exons ATGCCCATTCAGCTGACAAGCCAGGCGTACTGCAAAATGCTGCTGCATGCGGCCAAGTACCCGTGCTGCGCTGTGAACGGGCTGCTGGTGGCAGAGAAGAgcaaggagaggaagaaggacaGCCATGGGGAGACGGTCCTGTGTGTGGACTGTGTGCCGCTGTTCCACGGAACCCTGGCTCTGGCTCCGATGCTGGAAGTAGCTCTAACACTG atCGATACTtggtgtaaagaaaacaaatatgtcatTGCTGGATATTATCAAGCAAACGAACGCACAAAGGATTCAAG ACCTAACCAAGTAGCAGAGAAAGTAGCTGCCAGGATTTGTGAGAACTTCCATGATGCAGCGATTGTCATG gtggaCAGCAGTAGATTAACAATTAGCTGTTTCGAGCCCATTGTGCTCATCTACGATCATCATGAAAACAAGTGGAAAAGCAGAGAAGTGACATC TGAAACTTTTGAGGACTGGAGCGAAGCACAGAAGATCACATCTGCACTGTTAGAGGGCAGGTCCTACGAAACTCTGATTGACTTTGATAATCATTTGGATGATCTCAGGAACGACTGGACCAACCCTGTGATCAACAAGTCCGTCCTGGATCTCTGCTAA